Below is a window of Paramisgurnus dabryanus chromosome 20, PD_genome_1.1, whole genome shotgun sequence DNA.
ACACATCCTTATCTGCAACTGTAAGACTGTCAGAATGATGAATTCTATGTTTTTGTTACTGACAGCTGGAAAGTCCAATCACAGAGAATTATGCAGTGAAACCAGTGAAATTCCAACGGGAAGGAGGGGTCGATCCTGAGGTGAAGTCTGACGTGGATACAGCCGGGTGGGGCTCCTTGAATAACTTGGGAGGTCGACCAGATAAATTGCAAGAGCTCACTATCACAGTCATGGATAGATGGCTCTGTGGTCGTAGTGACCACTATGGAGACAAGTTCACAACCAACATGCTCTGTGctgcaaaaaaacaaaaggaCACTTGTGATGTAAGTTTATTTACTTCAAAGGTTTATGTAGCACTTAATGgctaaaaaacacatttaatgaaCTCTTTCTCTTCAATGTCCAATAGGGCGATTCTGGAGGTCCTCTGTTATACAAGGATGTTGCTGTTGGGATAACCTCAAATGGAGGGAAAAAATGTGGCTCCAGCAAAAAGCCTGGACTTTACACTATCATCTCTCACTACACCCAGTGGATTGATCGTACCACAACTCAATAAGAGGGAAAAGATTTCTGtggaaaatgatttttttgcatattatattgcatataATTTCTTATAGCTTCAGCATTTagcttttgtatttttacattttaataaaatctttaCTTTACCTGTATGAAAGTGTGTtgtttttagtgtttttttttctctctaaaTAAAATGCAATCAACACCActataaaccaataaaatataaaaataaaaaaatgcataagGTGTAaatagttaaagggatagtttaccccaaaataaaaaaggGCCAACATTTTAAACACAGTTTTTCCAACCTAGGTGTATATGAACTTCTTTTAATGTTCTGGCTCTTTTtagctttataatggcattggatagtgccccattttttaaagctccaaaaaagTGTCCTTCCATCAAAAACTTTTCTATACAgttattaaatgttttcttttgtgcACAAATTTgcctttttgggtgaactattcctttaatcacATTTTCATGTTGCAAGGCCACATATGGTATGAATTGTGTAAACTTCATAGTGAGGATAAAATAAACACTTTATATTAATAATAGGGGCAAGAATTGATTTCAAAATGTCTCCATAGTTTTACTATGCTTAACATATTACTTGTAAATATAGGTTattgtaatatgcttaaataGATCTTTAGTGGGTATTTTGCTTATACCTATAAGGATCAAAACAATTTTTACTTATCAGCATTAACATTTTGAAGGATGCAggattttttaatgaaacacaTTAAGACTTCTCTGTGGGGTTAACATACAACATATTTCAACAGTTTCTGGCGGTTTAACGTGCAATAACGTCTGTCGATTTGTTTTAACATGTTGCAATGCTAAACTATGTGTTATGTAATAATTGATAAGGGCTTCATTAAATCTGAGTTTTGAAATACCCTTTCATGCCTAGTAATATCAAAACGTTTGTACATTTAGCCTGACGGTTGGATCTAACGG
It encodes the following:
- the cfd gene encoding complement factor D; protein product: MNQINVIFALALLCAASLPGECITGGNEAAPNSRPYMASLQWNEKHECGGFLISDQWVMSAAHCFRNGKESGVKVVLGAHSLSKAEDTKQSFDVSAVYNHPDFSISNYDNDIALLKLESPITENYAVKPVKFQREGGVDPEVKSDVDTAGWGSLNNLGGRPDKLQELTITVMDRWLCGRSDHYGDKFTTNMLCAAKKQKDTCDGDSGGPLLYKDVAVGITSNGGKKCGSSKKPGLYTIISHYTQWIDRTTTQ